One Sphingomonas sp. JUb134 DNA segment encodes these proteins:
- a CDS encoding CsbD family protein produces the protein MGEATDKLKAAGNKLAGNVKESIGKATDNASLEAEGKAQKVKGAGQDVKGPVKGALGDDI, from the coding sequence ATGGGTGAAGCAACCGACAAGCTGAAGGCGGCAGGCAACAAGCTGGCCGGCAACGTCAAGGAAAGCATCGGCAAGGCGACCGATAACGCCAGTCTCGAAGCCGAGGGCAAGGCGCAGAAGGTCAAGGGCGCCGGTCAGGACGTCAAGGGACCGGTCAAGGGCGCGCTCGGCGACGATATCTGA
- a CDS encoding helicase HerA domain-containing protein, whose amino-acid sequence MTCVTPIRAPEAADNRVPLGHHSTGTLSLDLDRLLAGRLLIQGSSGAGKSRTLRRIIEEAFDYTTLAIVDPEGEFENLARHIGATTIRAVELTADGLTAAATRSRRHRLSMHIDLTDLDPDQRIIKAAAFFAGLVGAPREDWAHTMLVCIDEGHLLAPHVAGSALDADARRLGVATLTDLCARGRKRGLAPVIATQRLAKLSTSVVSELQNVLVGLNVFDRDIARAADLLGFPARDADLLRNLAPGDFFAMGPALSATPVLAHIDPTITEHLGKTPELRAAASVDADEAAKLLDLAGLAEVADHGPAIALKGTRALDAFLLDPAATDAAAIMDALKRISPNASTARDLARHLSLDAERTDRALNLLSAIAAVDTMPKGDDRIARLHARLRARLSDVAVVSL is encoded by the coding sequence ATGACCTGTGTCACCCCGATTCGCGCGCCCGAGGCCGCGGACAATCGCGTACCGCTCGGCCATCATTCGACCGGCACGCTCAGCCTCGACCTCGATCGCCTGCTTGCCGGACGCCTGCTCATCCAGGGCAGCTCCGGGGCGGGCAAGAGCAGGACCTTGCGCCGGATCATCGAGGAGGCGTTCGACTATACGACGCTTGCGATCGTCGACCCCGAGGGGGAATTCGAGAACCTCGCCCGCCATATCGGCGCGACCACGATCCGCGCGGTCGAACTCACCGCCGACGGGCTGACGGCCGCGGCGACGCGCAGCCGGCGACATCGGCTGTCGATGCACATCGACCTCACCGACCTCGATCCCGACCAGCGGATCATCAAGGCAGCCGCGTTCTTTGCCGGCCTGGTCGGCGCACCGCGCGAGGACTGGGCGCATACCATGCTGGTGTGCATCGACGAGGGCCATCTGCTCGCACCGCATGTCGCCGGTTCCGCGCTCGATGCCGATGCCCGCCGGCTCGGCGTCGCCACCCTGACCGACCTGTGCGCGCGCGGCCGCAAGCGCGGTCTCGCCCCCGTCATCGCCACCCAGCGCCTCGCGAAGCTCTCCACCTCGGTCGTGTCCGAGCTGCAGAACGTGCTGGTCGGGCTCAACGTCTTCGACCGCGACATCGCGCGCGCGGCCGACCTGCTCGGCTTTCCCGCGCGTGACGCCGACCTGCTGCGCAACCTCGCCCCCGGCGATTTCTTCGCGATGGGTCCGGCGCTGTCGGCAACCCCGGTGCTGGCGCATATCGATCCCACCATCACCGAACATCTCGGCAAGACCCCGGAACTGCGTGCCGCCGCGTCCGTCGATGCCGACGAGGCGGCGAAGCTGCTCGATCTCGCGGGCCTGGCCGAGGTCGCGGACCACGGCCCCGCCATCGCCCTCAAGGGCACGCGCGCGCTCGACGCGTTCCTGCTCGATCCCGCTGCGACCGACGCGGCCGCGATCATGGACGCGCTGAAGCGCATCTCCCCCAACGCCAGCACCGCGCGCGACCTCGCACGGCACCTGTCGCTCGACGCCGAGCGCACCGACCGCGCGCTCAACCTCCTGTCGGCGATCGCCGCGGTCGACACCATGCCCAAGGGCGACGACCGCATCGCCCGCCTGCATGCACGGCTGCGCGCGCGGCTGAGCGACGTCGCCGTGGTGTCGCTGTGA
- a CDS encoding HNH endonuclease yields MASTTQARNQRRILRWAQSSLCAGCGMPLPSPRRLARHHPDYPTFDHVTLRSAGGRRSLSNGLLKHLRCNQARGARPSTGCDAIWMTVVAARLAERPRSLKSIFKGGARNPGFPARKEKAAPVARSGPIVSSKVGGVRYRRRARP; encoded by the coding sequence ATGGCATCGACCACCCAAGCCAGAAACCAGCGGCGGATCCTGCGCTGGGCGCAGTCGTCGCTGTGCGCCGGATGCGGGATGCCCCTGCCGAGCCCGCGGCGCCTCGCCCGCCATCATCCCGATTACCCGACGTTCGACCATGTCACGCTGCGCAGCGCGGGTGGACGGCGATCGCTGTCGAACGGCCTGCTGAAGCATCTGCGCTGCAATCAGGCGCGCGGCGCGAGGCCGTCCACGGGGTGCGATGCGATCTGGATGACCGTGGTCGCGGCACGGCTAGCCGAGCGCCCGCGCAGCCTCAAGTCGATCTTCAAAGGTGGCGCTCGGAATCCCGGATTCCCGGCGCGCAAGGAAAAGGCCGCCCCGGTTGCCCGAAGCGGCCCGATCGTGTCATCGAAGGTCGGGGGGGTCAGATATCGTCGCCGAGCGCGCCCTTGA
- a CDS encoding DUF7007 domain-containing protein has translation MTRFQPSPRPETTPWDAPDRADQVLPGIWRVSTPSHGGYVLSDERQAAMPEALRRDDPYYEEDVDYALVLYAFGSEFRRLPIPGIALQVENARRSVRCWHPDRWTALTGEEVSIHDSHVVRRRAAYQVIIGQYESVSASGSWADWVPEGKVGCVFRRVVSVDALGFARHEGAPIHGLVDKDRYERRQMPETFESLDAVRVESTAPISKQVDASALAHLLLSA, from the coding sequence ATGACCCGGTTCCAGCCCAGCCCACGCCCTGAGACGACACCCTGGGACGCACCCGACCGCGCTGACCAGGTCCTGCCCGGCATCTGGCGCGTATCGACACCCAGTCATGGCGGATATGTCCTGTCGGACGAACGCCAGGCCGCGATGCCCGAGGCGCTGCGCCGCGACGATCCTTACTATGAGGAAGACGTCGATTACGCGCTGGTGCTCTACGCCTTCGGCAGCGAGTTTCGCCGCCTGCCCATTCCGGGCATCGCCCTGCAGGTCGAGAACGCGCGCCGTTCGGTGCGCTGCTGGCATCCCGACCGCTGGACCGCGCTGACCGGCGAGGAAGTGTCGATCCACGACAGCCACGTCGTCCGCCGCCGCGCCGCCTATCAGGTGATCATCGGCCAGTACGAGAGCGTCTCGGCGTCGGGTTCCTGGGCGGACTGGGTGCCCGAGGGCAAGGTCGGCTGCGTCTTCCGCCGTGTCGTCAGCGTCGATGCGCTCGGCTTCGCGCGCCACGAGGGCGCGCCGATCCACGGTCTCGTCGACAAGGACCGTTACGAACGCCGCCAGATGCCCGAGACGTTCGAGAGCCTCGACGCGGTCCGCGTCGAAAGCACCGCCCCGATCTCCAAACAGGTCGACGCGAGCGCGCTCGCGCACCTCCTCCTCAGCGCCTGA